ATAGAGGCACTAGATctaatcattgtttatttaaatagcaccaattaTATTAGGCAGCAGTGTATGGAGAAAATGTATCCAggccctgcctcattggagcttacagtctaaattccctaacacacacacaggacagGGAGGAAGGTGTGATTGGGGGGATGTGGGGTCAGTATATAGGacagattacagtctaaattccctaataccaaacacacactagggttcattttaatagccaattaacatactatgTTTTTtgactatgggaggaaactgaGCCCACGCAacatgagaacatacaaactctacacaactAGGGCCCCTGGTCagagtcaaactcatgacctcaagcAGCAATGCCAACTACTGTGCCACCCAGCTTCTGTATACAAATCTATACAATCACACCCAATAAGAGGGACACAGTAGAAGTGGATCTATTGCATTGAATATATTAATGTGATCTAAGTACAGACTTCCACCCAAGTCCAGGACTGATCAGCAGatagtggggaggggggggggacattttcttactttgtttttttacattttgttttctggTTAACTATTATTTTCCCCCTCACTTCCTTATCACGGTTACCTTTATATAGCATATGCTTAGACTACTGCCACTATTACAGGAGAAACAGGTTCACCCCTCCTGATTGCACAATTTGTATGTTTGCACAAGTTAAACAATGGGGGGtgggatgtggggggggggggggacaaggaAAAAATGTGTCCTCCGCCTAAGTTATAGAAAGGTAAGTGGCTCTCAAGAACCTGCCGATTTACTTAAGCACAATCAAGAACATTTAACACGTGGCTTGTTGACAGCATCCATATAATCTTAGATTAACCAGGTATTGAAAGAGATGCGTCATATCGAAACTGTACGTGTTCCGTGGCTGCCTCGGAAGGCGCGTTATACACATGGAAGCACGTATTACAGAAACCATTACAGCATCTCAATCAATCATCTTCTAGGATTCCAGGCAATTACTGGTGACTGATCATTAGGAATGTTTGATACTTAGGTCATAATCGCTGACATTGTTGTTTGACGGTTGGCTTTTGTTATCTTTCCCATGACTGCTGCTTGATTAAAGCTTATGAAACCACACTTAGCCTTGTATTACTTAATAGTATTTAATGTCAGCCCGAAGGCTGAGATCAATGGCCAAATTGAACCAGTTATTAGAATCCTTCTGAACACATTGACCAATATGCAAAATAACGACCCTATCACTTGCAATAGGATCAGTATCGGGCATCAGACGCAGGCGGCTTTACCAGGTCACTGGGCGACTCTCGGCGGCGGCTTTACCAGGTCACTGGGCGACTCTCGGCGGCGGCTTTACCAGGTCACTGGGCTCCTCATGGCGGCGGCTTTACCAGGTCACTGGGCTCCTCATGGCGGCGGCTTTACCAGGTCACTGGGCGTCTCACGGCGACGGCGCGTAGACGGCTTTAtttccttctctgttccatgctctgCTAAATATCAGTTGTTTTTCTCCCTCCAAACGCAATTCTTTTGCCCCCATGTATAACAATGGCGCAGATAAGCATCGGTCCATCTCCAGATGTAAAGGGACGGGAATGGAGGAACACTTTATACGCTCCTGAATATTGGTCTGTGTTGCAGGAAATATGGCTGTATTAGACCCTGGTTACTGCAAACGTTTCCAGTGGTTGGGGTGAGTTTTTGTCCTTAGATGGGTGAAGCAATGGAACGATCACACATACGATGAGTCGTTGTCCACAGGAATCGGTCTTTCCATGCTGGCGACATAGCTGGAAATTTTACACTGTATCCAAAATAGTTTTACTTCCAAACATTACTGATTGCAAACAAATGTGTCCCCTTAGCACAATAGAATTGTAATTCTTGGTGAATCTTTATTTGGGtgttacaatttggtaaaactgAACAGTTATTCTACTATTTTCATGGCAAATAAATTTCACTCTCCGGACGGGACTTTACTTATGGATAAAATATTAGTTCGACGTCTATGTGGCTGAAGACGTGACGTACACCAATCAGCCTCGCAACTTCCAGGATCTGCTGccaatgtcttggtgccagatacaacaggacaccctcagaggtcttgtggagtccatgccctgacaggtcagagctgttttgacagAACGAGGGGGAGctacataatattaggcagttttaatgttgtggctgatcggtgtacgtcagagatcagcagcttctatatCATCCCACCACCAATAGGGAATAACAAGGCAAGCGGTACGtaaaaacaaagtattttttatttattttgtatagaaAATACAGAGCTAGGGTGAAATAATTTGATTTCCAAGGTAGACTCTGGTCTTTGATAATGCTTTTGTCTGGAATGTAAACCATCTCCAGGAACCGTCTGGGATGACATCAGCAGCGTTGAAACATCTGGCAGTTAGCATTAGATGGAAGCAGAACCAGGAAACCGTTCTATCCGTTTGGGCCAATTTCTCATGGGTATTGTATGACTCCAGAGCTGCCGACACCTTGGATGATAAACTTCTTCTGTTTGAGTCTTAACCAATTTCTCGAAAAGTAACACTAGATGCCTGTTGCCCAATTCCAAAGGTAAAAACAGTAACGTAATTACACAGGCAGCTAATAACAGCACTACATAAAGAGTATAAAAGTCATTAAATACTCCTAATTGCATCACTTCTGCTTCATTGTATCCAGATTGATTCAAGCGGCTGAGATCACGGCAGTGGCATTGGGTGTATGTAAGCAAAACGTAACCTGTAACCCCTAGTACATCAAAACGTGGAACATTGGAAGGATAGCCACGAAATCTATGCGCAAGGGAAGATGGTCACCAGGGCTCACATCATTCTGGCGAAGACAAAAGCAAAATGTtagaaataaaagaagaaaaaaaaggacagGAAGAATTATCCGGACCATATCCGTGtaacaagccacaactaaagaggatgaggagggaggGTCCCCGGGGCCCTAACACCCACTCAATTTGTCTTGAAAGAATCACGGAGGTTTCCGTCCTTTATACAGGTCCATCCTGGCAATATGTGGAAGGCCCAGACTAGGAGGTAAATCGCCTGTTTAACTGTCCTCTCCGTTCTCACCAGGCCCTTTAATCAGACGCTTCTGTCCTCGTTTCCCTGCAGGTCCTTTGGGTTTGGCAAAAGCCTGTTTGAAGGCGTGTTGTTTGGGGTGGACTTCGTCATAGAGAAACTCGGAAGTAAGTTCAGACCCTTCCTCAATTTCAACCTgagaaagaaaaacacatttgtatTAATATAGGATCCATCATGGTGTAAATACTGAGCACTGTTCTGTTCTAATATATTCTGCCGAATCTGTTCTATAGGGACACACAAACCTATAGTGAGGGCAACATATGGAATAACTATGACCCTGATCTATAGGGACAGTGCATCCTATAGTGAAGGCAACATATGGAATAACTATGACCCTGATCTATAAGGACAGTGCATCCTATAGTGAGGGCAACGTATGGAATAACTATGACCCTGATCTATAGGGACAGTGCATCCTATAGTGAGGGCAACATATGGAATAACTATGACCCTGATCTATAAGGACAGTGCATCCTATAGTGAGAGCAACGTATGGAATAACTATGACCCTGATCTATAGGGACAGTGCATCCTATAGTGAGGGCAACGTATGGAATAACTATGACCCTGATCTATAAGGACAGTGCATCCTATAGTGAGGGCAACGTATGGAATAACTATGACCCTGATCTATAAGGACAGTGCATCCTATAGTGAGGGCAACGTATGGAATAACTATGACCCTGATCTATAAGGACAGTGCATCCTATAGTGAGGGCAACATATGGAATAACTATGACCCTGATCTATAGGGACAGTGCATCCTATAGTGAGGGCAACGTACGTTTTTCTACTCTGTTAAAGAATCAGCAGAAGAATAAACATTCCAGTTTTTACGCCCACGTTGGCTGCAGGAGCCGTCTGGTCTACTCTGGACACTGCTCGTTCTAAGGACCAGCAAATCAACCAGTAAAACATCCAAAATCAGGATGGCTAATCCCTATTGTCGGGGTGATCAGCTGACCCACGAATGGTTCCATCAGCCCAGGACCTGCATGTGATCAGGCTAATGACCTTACTACACGCCGTGGACGCAGCACTAGCCCGGCTAGACCACCACAGACACAGAAGAGGTTTCAAACAATCAAAGTGCACAAAACCCATTATACCGGCTGTCGAGAACatatatgtccaaaacagagaaTGCGAGGACCCAGGAGGAGCagaacttttttctttatttcaataTTCTGTTTACTTTTAATACTTAATTCTATAGACTCTGAAGTATCCAGTGTAGCATTGTCCTGTTCCAGCCACCCACTGACTGGGAGCAGACAAGCATAAGGCAGCCTGAAAGCTGGAGAACGGCGTCCAGGGCACAAGACGTAATAACAGGTGATGCAGAACACATGCAGGAGGTACGGACAAGAAGGTACAGGCAGGAATACAAGGAGggctctgcttgtgagagcttacgaTCTAGAGGGAAGGGGCTGACACGAGAGGGTGTGGGGAGGTGTAAGGCGATGGGGTAGTTGGCTTCGATGGGATTTTAGAGAGCGGCTGAAGCACTGGAAGCTGGTGGATAGTCTGACTGTACATGGGACTGAGTTCTATAGATgcggggcagcacgggagaagtcgtGGAGGTGACGTGATCATGAGCGGGGAGGTGAGGCCtcggtcattggcagagcagagAGGGTTGGGAAGCAGTGTGGAGAGAGATGAGAGTAAAGATCtaggctgagggctttgtagatgagAAGTCTGAAATGCATTATACGGGGAACAGGGAACCAGTGCAGCGATTGGCACAGATGGGAGGAGGAAGCAGTGCGGccagaggaaaatcagtctagcggCAGCGGTGAAGATGGATTGGAGAGGTGAGCGGCGGGTTAGAGGGAGGCCAGACAGGAGGtggttgcagtagtctaggcgAATGGTAATGGAAGTGTGGCTAAGAGGTTTGGTCTAGGGTAAGGAAGGGCGATGTTTCAAAAGTTGAAGCGAGAGGTTTGGAAGGAGATTAGGATGAGAATGACAACCAGGTAGAGGACATGAGAAACAGAGGACAGCGTTGTGTTGTCACCGTTGAGGGAGAGGTGGAGAGAAGGAAGAACGGCTCTTGAAGTGTTGAGTTTGAGAAAGTGCTGGAGGAGATGGCGGAGGGACAGCTGgacacacgagagaggagggaaagggagaggtcaggggaggatcAGAGGAAAGGACTTGTTACCTTCTTTGCAATGTCCAGCTGGAAATCCTGCTCCACAGACTCCAGAAGTCGGTTCTTGCAGCTGGAGTACAGCATGCGCTCCTTTATACCACATTTGTAGCCCGGCATGGAGTAGATGAAGACTGGAAATAAGTAGAGACTCAGTCATTCCAAACATCACAGCTTTATGAAGGCAGAAATATCGACTCATTGGGTAAATGCACTGACAATGACAGATTTGCTTTAGGCCCAGGTTCAAATCCCATTGTAGGTTCCTTGGAAAAATCACTTGtctcagggggagggggggcaaaaaTACATAACATGCTCGACTGCCTTGAAAACCCGTTTGTACAGAGCCAAGTAAAACTATATCTGCTTGGAATACAGAGGAGAAGAGCCCCCTTATTAATCTTACACAGATGTCGCATTATACCTGGTCTGCGCTCCTCACTCAGAGACATATGAATCCATTTAACAATAGGGATTAAAACCTGGCGATTAGGACAAGTTCTATGGTGGGTTTCTGTTGTGGAGCATGTAAACAAGGGCTTGGGGGCATTTAATGCATCCATAGGTTCATGGAATTGTATATATTTCACTCCAggtgataaatgtatttaaacagcGCTTTTTGCAACTcgctgatattcggcgactttgacagcaatgtgtttaaaggcaaatcttgaGAAACTGCCCAGAAAATCAGGACAAGAATCTTACCCACAGACTCCAGGTAGTCTCCTTCATGGGAGTGTTTGTAGAGGAAGAAATGGTAGCGGGCTGTGTCCTTGGGGACCCTCGACGGCAGGTCTTGGATATCCGTGTGCTTTGTATGTACTAGATCAATGGTCTCCTTCTCTAGATCCAGTTTCTAAATAACAAGAGGGGGCAATTATCAGCTAAGACAGAGCAAATATGGTTTAGATCAGTCACTGACTAATTGTGAGGCTGACTACACACAAACGTAAGGCACGATGAGACAGGACATCATTAGCGCAGCCAGGCTGAATTTACCGGTCGTCCTGACCCACATCTTATGAGTTCCCATCAGTTAGTGATCGGGATCTGCAGTCTCTTGACTTGTGGCCAAATATGTCTAACATAGACCTAGCTGGCAGTCAATACAGACGCTTATATGGGCACATTTGGGGATTCAAACATTCGGGGATGTCTGACCAGACCTGGAAGTCCAAAAATTACAGGAAGCAGGAAAAGGGACGACCTGAGGATCGCCCATAGCTAGTACAGAGGGATGACACAACTATGTAACAGACAGTTACCTTCCCGGTCTACGCACAATTCAGTAAAGGAAAATATTGCGGTTAGTATCTTAATATCTAACCGGAATATGGTATCATACACAAACGTACAGCATTCCAGACAGGCCTCATATTGTTCTCCCTGATCTGTCACGTCATTGTGCTGTGGACCCCCGGTGACAGACAGCCTCGGAGGGGCTTCCCCCTTTACCCTCTGCCACGGGCAGTCCTGCATACTGCAGATACCGAGGACACCCTGATATTTGGGGGTTCCCTCAGCAACCACTGTTACCTCCTGCTGGGCCCTCCACGGGTTAGTCCGTGTCTGTGTGCTGAAGTAGAAGAAATGTTTTATGGGGTCGTctactataaatataaattagaCTAAATCCCCCCCCTCACTCAACAACAGTACTTTGGTGGTGCCCACGATCATTTgctgtatttagtacattctcacTACTTACATATAACCAGGACCTCTACCGTTCCCTTCAGGGCTGCCGGGGTCTCTCCCTAGCAGGGAGCCTCTGACGCAGCACCTCTTAGGCTTTAAGTGACACTTTGTATTTCCCGTAATCCCcaataataaaatacagctgTACTGAGATCAGTGCAGAATTCTATTCACAGTCTAATCCTCATCACTGGAAATAGTGACACCTGCAGGCTGTAGACATGTACTGCAGGCTGTACGAACATCACGACAAATGATAATATATAAGtactttttataaataattatgcTGAAGAGCTTAACTATATTAAAGACTACACAACATATGTCAATGTGACCTTCTAACAATGTATAATGTGGATGCTGTGTGACCTACCAGCTGTATGTAGTTGATCTTCTTCTGCTTCAATAGCTGAACGGCCTCCTCGGCCTCTGGTCTTAGAGGAAAGAACAGACCTTGCAGAGTCTGCTGCTTGCTCTCCACGCTGATCTCCgtttttacctggggaagagacaCCAGATGTCAGGGAAGGAGCGGACACCCCcagacccccccttccccccacagtCACGGACCACGGTTCATCGTGCCTCTCACCTCGTTTATCTTGATTTGCTGCAGTTCCCTCTCGGCAGCAGTGAGTGGCGCTGGAGCAGCGCAGGACGACACATGTCTTTGGTACCCGCTAAGGGCAATGTCTTCCTGCCACACAGGAGGGTACAATTACTTCAAGGAAACAGCGATCTGTCTTTATAACCACAACTGACTATATGTAGCTACATGTCCAAACTGGgcttatgatcatcatcatcatcatcaccatttatttatatagcgccacagattccgcagcgctgtacagagaactcattcacatcagtttctgccccatggagcttacagtctaaattccctaacatacacagacagagcgagagagagactaaggtcaattttgatagcagccaattaacctaccagtatgttttgtttttttttggagtgtgggaggaaaccggagcacccggaggaaacccacgcaaacacggggagaacatacaaactccacacagataaggccatggttgggaattgaactcatgaccccagttctgtaaggcagaagtgatctctttactatagttttattatcatttatatgggGGCAaaagtggggtcatgagtttgattcttgaccaggggcttatctgtgtggagtttgtatgttctccatgtttcctcccacacgctaGCTTAAGTAACactactgtgtgtgttggggaatatagactgtaagctcaaatggggcagggactgatgtgaacgaccACAGCTCAGTGTAATCGatagtgctctataaataaacaataatatatggtgccaacatattccacagcgtCATACAATCAGAGACAATACTGACCTCCTCTCACTAACCGGAATATGGAACTATTGTGTTCCTATGACAGCCACATACAGGAATATTTAAGACGAGGCTGAGAATTTAGCGGATCTTTTATTGCATTCGTCTACAGCTCGTTAGCCTACTCTGTGATGTAATTATGGACGCAGTATTGAGTATTAAATCAAACCCTAAACACATACAATTTTGATGTCATCCAGGCTTGGTGGTTAGAAGAAAACATCTTAACACACAGTGCCACTAAATAACCCGTAACATGTTTTCAATATGATCAGAAATCAGACTGACCTTTAGTGTTCCAAACAATTCATCCTTAATGTGCCCACCTCCGAACTCTTTCTTGACGGTCGCCCTTGTTGCCGCGTACAACATCTTCAGCCGCACCTGTCAGCAGGACACAGAGCGCTTAGATTAGGATCAGTCACAGACGGACAGACTCGCTCTGCTGCAGAACCCATGTCGGGTAATCTCTCAAAGGTCAACACCGCTCCGTACAATCTCATGTGGTCACTGCGCAATTCCCAATAAAGAGTCTACAACTAAACTGAAGTACTAGATGACCCTAGTTTCCCAttgcatttatttaatgtaaatattaaaggaCGAATTTATAAAACAACATATTGGGCTTCACTATGTTTCTATGATGCTGCTAGTAAGTCTGGTTGCAGCGCTCACCATTCAGTAGAGATGCCATTGTTTCACTTCCCCATAATCCCTTTAACTCCTCCCAGAGAtttcctgtcaatcttattgagATGTAATAATCCTCTCATAATACAACAGCCTATGGGGGTGACCTAGTGCCAAGGGATGTGTGTGGCGACATTGGGGACAAAGTATGACATCATTAGGAGTGTGTCCAGGTACTGAAGGGACCCAAAAATATAACAAAGGGTggaagaaacacatctctggagTGTGCACAGAGGTAGAACATAAAACGTTGTCTAGTATCTGCATTCACTGTGCTAGAAAATTAGACAAAGAAAATGCCTGAATGTACAGTCTCTTTAATTATTCTAATTTACTATTCAGGAGGAATTAGGAGTCCTCCAATCAGTTCGCATTACTCTAGCATGTGTCACCTCTTCTGCTACATAGTAAGATTAGAGGCTTGTAATATATGAGGCCCGTTAAAGATGTAGACTTCAGCGCAACGCCTTCACCTTGTGCCTATCAGACCACCACTGCGCTGCTACTTGGGAGTTGGTCATACAAGGATAAACCAtaaagggacagatttatatccCGAGGTCTGTTAGGTCTGTTAGATATGTTAGAAAGAGGCCTGGTATTGGATAACAGGAATAAACATGTGACTAAGGAAAACAAGGACTCTTGCGTCATACCGGAGAATGATCAGGTGACCATGACAAGAAGAGCCATTCATATCCCTGAGCGTTCTGGCTGTCAAGACGGTACAGGATATAACATGGCTGAGTCTCCTCCAGCAGAGGGAGGACCAGGGTATCGTAGTCTTGGTCCCAGGTCAGTCTCAGCTCCTTGTGAGCTCCCAACACCAGCTGCTCTGCAGACCAGAAGGACAGAAACAATGAATCCAGTGTATTTCATCATCATATCACCTACCCACAGCATCGCTCCCTATATACCGACCGCACTTCCCCCAATCACACCATCGCCCCCTATATAGCGACCCCACATCCCCCAATCACACCATCATCCCCTATATAGCGACCGCACATCCCCCAATCACACCATTGTCCACTATATACCGACCCCACATCCCCCAATCACACCATCGCCCCCTATATACCGACCCCACATCCCCCAATCACACCATCGCCCCCTATATACCGACCCCACATCCCCCAATCACACCATCATCCCCTATATACCGACCCCACATCCCCCAATCACACCATTGTCCCCTATATACCGACCCCACATCCCCCAATCACACCATCGCCCCCTATATACCGACCCCACATCCCCCAATCACACCATCGCCCCCTATATACCGACCCCACATCCCCCAATCACACCATCGCCCCCTATATACCG
This window of the Mixophyes fleayi isolate aMixFle1 chromosome 8, aMixFle1.hap1, whole genome shotgun sequence genome carries:
- the TWF2 gene encoding twinfilin-2, which translates into the protein MAHQTGIHATPELKDFFAKARNGSIRLIKVVIEDEQLVLGAHKELRLTWDQDYDTLVLPLLEETQPCYILYRLDSQNAQGYEWLFLSWSPDHSPVRLKMLYAATRATVKKEFGGGHIKDELFGTLKEDIALSGYQRHVSSCAAPAPLTAAERELQQIKINEVKTEISVESKQQTLQGLFFPLRPEAEEAVQLLKQKKINYIQLKLDLEKETIDLVHTKHTDIQDLPSRVPKDTARYHFFLYKHSHEGDYLESVVFIYSMPGYKCGIKERMLYSSCKNRLLESVEQDFQLDIAKKVEIEEGSELTSEFLYDEVHPKQHAFKQAFAKPKGPAGKRGQKRLIKGPGENGEDS